From one Arenicella chitinivorans genomic stretch:
- a CDS encoding cupin-like domain-containing protein produces MQLEILDQLSQNQFVVEHIAANQPCVIKDVNFDAANWTSSAFKERVGDLTTQVYDTLFELQDIATLGSYLERYFEKPGQPGQAAPYVRWYNRLKDVEFPWGDEAFERLNECWVLPDCIPKTELLVPLARHGRQANPVFDLFPYRGVLVAARGARTRLHRDPFFSDAIVNQFSGVKEYLLYHPDRTDELKQGPDSSSFGGFIDVRDPNSAEPLVEPDYRGLVHPGELLYIPHGWLHDVMVVEDSISITWNFIHQAGSAKFRQYLHDGPEADPEFEVLKYFYAHAGTKVSEVQDVLAQLDDVNQVDAPLVQSA; encoded by the coding sequence ATGCAACTAGAGATACTAGATCAGCTTTCCCAGAACCAGTTTGTGGTAGAGCACATCGCTGCGAATCAACCCTGCGTTATCAAGGATGTAAACTTCGATGCGGCAAACTGGACTTCCAGTGCGTTTAAAGAGCGCGTTGGGGATTTAACGACGCAAGTGTACGACACTTTGTTTGAGCTGCAAGACATTGCCACGCTGGGAAGTTACCTAGAACGCTATTTCGAAAAGCCAGGCCAGCCGGGGCAAGCCGCACCGTATGTTCGTTGGTACAACCGTTTGAAAGATGTCGAATTTCCATGGGGGGACGAAGCCTTTGAACGACTTAATGAATGTTGGGTGTTACCCGATTGTATTCCTAAGACTGAGCTATTGGTTCCGCTTGCTCGTCATGGGAGGCAAGCCAACCCGGTGTTCGACTTGTTTCCGTACCGCGGTGTACTGGTAGCAGCGCGCGGGGCGCGAACTCGACTGCATCGAGATCCGTTTTTTAGTGATGCGATCGTAAACCAGTTCTCTGGCGTCAAGGAGTATCTTTTGTACCATCCTGATCGCACTGACGAACTCAAGCAAGGACCTGATTCAAGCTCGTTCGGTGGATTTATTGACGTGCGTGATCCGAACTCTGCGGAGCCCTTAGTTGAACCGGATTATCGCGGGTTAGTTCATCCCGGTGAGCTGCTCTATATTCCGCATGGTTGGCTGCATGACGTGATGGTGGTGGAAGACTCCATTTCAATTACGTGGAATTTCATTCACCAAGCAGGCTCAGCAAAATTTCGACAATACCTGCATGATGGGCCGGAAGCCGATCCTGAGTTTGAAGTCTTAAAGTACTTCTACGCGCATGCGGGCACCAAGGTGAGCGAGGTACAAGATGTGTTGGCGCAGCTCGACGATGTAAACCAAGTGGATGCGCCGCTGGTGCAAA